In Rubrobacter aplysinae, the genomic stretch TCCCTGATCTCCGTGGTCCCAGTAGTCCCCGTGGAGCTCGTATCCTCGGAGTCGGGGCTTCCCTCGTCCCCGAGAAGCTCCAGGAGCCTGTCGAGGAGGCCCTTTTCACCCGGACCGTCCTCTGCGCCGTCCGCATCTCCGCCCCCCGAGCCCCGATGGAACATCACGAACAGGCCCGGCAGGCCGAGCGCCACGACGTCCATGAACGGCACGTCGAAGACGAGCCCGAGCACGATGGCGGCGACCTCCGCCACCGCCAGGACCCCGTAGAGCGCCTTCTTGCCCGAGCCGGACACGAGATCCCGCAGCCTCGTAACCGCCCCGCGCCGGTTCAGACGCTCGAACCTGCGATAGACCTCTTCCGGTCCCTCGGCCTCTGGAGCGGTGCGTGAATCTGCACGTGAATCCCGCGGGTCCGGTGCTCCAGAGCTACTCCTGCGAACCAAGGCGTCACCTCCGGGGTGCGGATCTCTCGGCCCCATTATCCCATCTACGTCACACCGGCGTACGCCGGCGTAGAGCTATAAGTCTATCTGGTGGAGCGGGTACCCTCCGAACGTCCCCTAGTTCCTCTCGCGCCGGTTTGCGGGCGGCCATGACTCCGGCGGCGGTTGATCAGCAACGGCGCGAGGCGTGGCCTGCGGCGGGCGATCCCGGCGTCGAGCGAGGAGTCTTTCGCGGAGGGGCTCAGGAGCACGGCGGCCGAGATCAGGGCCACGAACAGATTTATCGTGAGGATCTCCGGTGCGGTGAGGCCGGATCCCAGCTCCGGACCGCCCTGGGCCAGAAATAGCGCCGCGCTGTACGCCACGCTCACCAGCGCCGCCGGGTTCACCAGAAGCCCGGAGACGAAGGCGAGCCCCAGAAAAAGCTCCCCGAACCTGACTAGCTGGGCGACGGCCTCCGCGTGCGGCAGAATACTCTGCCGCACGAAAGACCCGAGAAAGGGCGGCGCCCCTTCCACGAAACCGCCCGACAGCAGAACCTGCTCGAACTGCAGGGGGAAGGCGGGGTTCAGTATCTTCTCGAGCGCGCCATTGAGCCACACCGCGCCGACCAGTATCCGTATCCACGCCATGCCGCTCATAGTCCGGGCCCCCGGTAGGCGTCCGCTTCCCGGGACGCACGATACAGCATACGCCCGCCGCCGGATATCCCGAGCAGCCCGGAGTACGCCACCTCGGACGCCCACTACCCTGCGGAGACCGCTACAGAGCCGGAGTGGGAGCCGTTGATCGTCGGCCGTCCTGGGGGCGGTTCGCCGGATGTCCGGGTTTATTGCAGGCAACCGTGTCGCGGCCCGTTACGTATTACACCTTGTGGATTCTTAGACAGTTCTTGGACAGAAGGGAATGCTTTGACCGAAGAGAGCATATCGCGTGGCAGGTTCATGAGGCTCGGCGGCGCGCTCGGCGTCGGCGTGGCCAGTGCCTCGCTGCTCGCCTCCTGTGGCGGAGAGAGCGGTAACTCCAGTGGCGGCGGCTCCGGCGGTGGATCCAGCTCCGGCAGCGGCGGGTCTGGCGGAGGAGGGGCCGGGGCCATAGCCCAGGTCTCGGACGTGCAGGCCGGCAGCGCGGTCCAGTTCCAGAACGACGGCGACCCCGCCGTGCTCGTGCACCTGCAGAACGGGGATTTCGCCGCCTACTCGGCGGTCTGTACCCACCAGGGCTGTACCGTGGCCTACGCGCCGGAGGAGGGCACGCTCGACTGCCCCTGTCACGGCTCCATATTCGACCCGGCAAATGGCGGAGAGGCCGTAAAGGGCCCCGCCCAGCAGCCGCTGTCCGACATACCGGTCAACGTGCGGGATGGTCAGGTGGTGCGGGCGTAGCCGCGAGGCGCAAGGCGTAAGCGGCGTCCTGGACTTCGCGAGATTCGTGAGATAGCCGAAGCCCGGATGCTCAAGTAAAATAGCGGGATGGATTCCGGGTTCTCAAGCTCCGAGGGCGGCTCGAACGCGCAGCGGGCCGACGAAAGTGCCGGCGAAAGGATCGGCGTCGGCGCGGCGGCGGCCATACTCCGCTGCCCGGCCGACGTGGTCCGGCGGTACATCTCCGAAGGCCGGCTAGAGGCCGACACCTCCGGCGGTGAGAGCGCCTCGGACTTCCTGAGCCTCGAAGAAGTGGAGGGGCTCGCCCGGGAGCTCGGGGTGGCGGTCGAGGATGAGGTGTTCGAAGGCGAGGTGATGGGCGAGGAAGGCGCGGGTTCCTCGCGGCTGCCGGCCGTGCCGTTCGAGCGTTACGAGCGCCTCCTGCAACAGGGCCAGGACTACAAGACCCGCCTCGAGGAACGCTCGCGCCAGACGGAGGAGATCCGTCAGGAGCGGGACGCCGCCCGCGTGGAGATGGACCGGCTGTGGACCGAGATAGAGCGCCTGAACCTCGTGGATTACCAGCGAGAGTTACAGGAGAAGACCATCTCCACCCTCGAAGAGGAGAAGGCAAAGGCAGAGGAAGACCGGGACCGGCTCAGAGGAGAGCGGGAGAAGCTGATCGAGGAGAAGTCCGAGATCGCCGAGGAGCGCACCCGTCTGGAGGCGGAGCTGAAGGTCATAAAGAGTCGTGGTGGGTTCTTCTCCCGGCTCTTCGGCGGCGACTAACGGTGACTAACGGCCATTAAGGCTAACGCCGGAGGCGGCTTACTCGGACCCCGGCAACCATTCACCCCCGTCCTGCGTAACGGGCTATAACGGGCTAGCATCGGGGCGTTTGGAAGCTAGAACAGAGGCAAGTGAAACAGAGAGACGAAGAGAGACGAAGAGAGACGGAGTAGTCCAGGCCTTTGAACGTTCAACTCAGGCGGGTTTTCTACCTCATAGCGGCGGGGTTCGTGGCGCTCGTGCTTACCCTGGCCTACTGGCAGGTCTATGCCCGCGAGGAGGTCTCGAACAACCCCAAGAACTCGCTGCAGGCCGCGCGCAACCTGGAGTCCCCTCGCGGGCTGATACTCGCCCGCGACGGCGAGACCGTGCTCGCGGACAGCGTGCGGCGGGATAGCGAGGAAGGGTACTCCTACGACAGAGAGTATCCCGAGGGCGCGGCCTTCTCGAACATCATCGGCTACTCCAGCGTCATCTACGGCCAGGCCGGCGTCGAGGCGCGGCTCAACAGCGAGCTTACGGGCTCCGGCGACCCGCAGACCCTGGACGAGCTGATAAACCAGTCCACCGGCGGCCCCCGGGCCGGAAACAACGTCGAGCTGACAATAGACTCCGAGCTGCAGCAGCTCGCCTACGATGAGCTCTCCAAGACCGACAGTGGGCGCGGTTCGCTGGTCGCCTTCGAGCCGGACACGGGAGACGTGCTGGCTCTCGTAACCTATCCCTCCTACGACCCGGCGGTGGTGGATCAGGAGAACGGCTTCGCCGAGCTCCAGCAGGATGAGGACCTCCCGCTCATCAACCGGGCGACCCAGGCGCTGTATCCGCCCGGCTCGACCTTCAAGACCATCACCGCTTCGGCCGGGCTCAAGTCCGGCCTCACCCCGAAATCCGAGTTCTTCGACTCCGGCGAGTACCCGCTGCCCGGCTTCACCATAAGAAACTACAAGGGCGAGCAGTTCGGCGAGGTGACCCTGAGAGAGGCCCTGGTCGAGTCCATAAACGTGATCTTCTCCAAGATAGCCGTGGACGAGGTCGGTCCCCAGGACCTCGCCGCCATGGCCCGGGCTTTCGGCTTCGGCGACAATTATGACGACTTCCTCCTGCCGGTCGTCGCGAGCACGCTGGGCTCGGACCCCTCCACGTGGGTGCCGGGGAACACGGCCCCCATATCCTTCGGTCAGGAGAAGGTCGGCGCTAACGTGTTCGAGATGGCGATGGTCGCCGCGACTATCGCCAACGACGGGGACATGATGGAGCCCCGGCTGGTAAAGGAGGTCCGCTCCTCGGACGGCGTCATCCTGGACAGCCCCGCCCCAAAGGTGCGACGGTCGGACGTTATCTCGGAGGAGCACGCCGGGGAGATGAGCTCCATGATGCAGTCGGTCGTGGACGATCCTCCGCTCGGGAAGGCCCAGATCTCCGGTGTAGAGGTCGCCGGTAAGACCGGTACCGCGGAGGCCCCGCCCGGCGACCCGCACTCATGGTGGATCTCCTTCGCCCCCACCGACGAGCCCGAGATCGCGGTCGCCGCGATGGTCGAGAACGGCGGCGAGCTTGACGTGGACGGCAACGCCGACATCCCGGCCGTCGAGATAGGCACCACGATAACCAGCGCCTACCTCGATGCCGAGGCACAGGACGCCGGACAGAGCCAGGACAACCAGCAGGAGCAACAGGAGCAACAGGAGCAACAGAATCAGCAGGGTCAGCAGAACGGGCAGCAGTCGCAAGACCAGCCTCAACTCCAGCCGCCTCAGAACCAGCCGGGTGTACAGCCGCAGCGGCCGCAACAGGGGCGGCAGCCACAAAATCCCCAGAACCCGCAGAATCCACAGAGCCAGCAGAACCAGCCGCTGCCCAACCAGGTGCCGCAGGATCAGCTACCGCAGCAGAGTCTCCCGAACGGTCAGGAGTTCCGGGACCGGTTGGATCAGTTCGATCAGTTCAACCAGCGGTAGGCTATTCTCCGGGGCTTCCGAGGACCTCTAGAGGGTCGGGTCGGTCTCAGGTGAGGGCCAGCACCGCCAGAGCCACGGCCGCCAGGAGCACGGCGCACAGCAGACAGACGAGGTAGAGGAGACGCCGGGCGGCCTGTTCCCTGGGGCGGTAGATGTGATAACCCCCGGGAGCCTGGGAGAACGAGCCCGGTTTACGCCCCGTATGTCCCGGGGTGCGGGGCGAGCTCGGGGCCTGCTGGCGGCGGGGCCGGCTCTGTCTCTGGTCCGGACTGGGCTCCGGCCTCTCCCAGTGTCTTTGCTGTCGCGTCTGGTGGTACTCCATGAGCGGGGGGTAGGAGAGCCCCTCGGAGGTAAGGCCGGCCTGGGTGCCGCGCAGGAACCGGAGGTCCGAGGAGGTCTCCCTGGAGGCGTCCGCCGAAGGCGAGCGGAGCCCCCGCGAGACCCATATGCAGCTCACGAGGTTCCGCTCCTGCAACTCCTCGACGACCTCCCACACCCGCCACGCCGGCAGCCTGGAGACCTCCCGCAGAGAATCTAGGCTCGCGTAGCCTTCGTGGTGGCTGATCTCATCTCTCTTTTCGGCCCTTCGCGTGTACAGAAGATGCATGAGCAGGAGATGATCCCCATGGTCCCCGCGCACGGCCTCGTCCGGGCCCTCGGCCTCTGCCGGCTGATAATGGTTACCGTGATCCGCTGTGTACTCTTCCAAACCGCTATCCTACGATTCTTCCCTGGGGGCCACGGGCCCCGCGCCGGACACCGTCTATACGCCGCCAAACAGCACCGGGAGCCCTGTGACCGGACTCTCCTGAGCAATAGTATCAGAGCCACGAGTGGATCGCCGGTCGTGCTGGCGAGGCAGTCCGGGGGGTGCTAATCTCGCCGGGATTTGGTTTCAGGACCGACACACCGGATGCTGCTCGGGGCCCGAGGTCTGGCCCTGCTCCGGGACGTTGTGGGCTCCGGCCCGGCCCGCGAGATGCTCTGCCTGCTAGAGACTCTCTCCTCCGGCGAGGGGGAGGCCGGCGACGTTGCCCGCCGGGTCGGTAGGCTCTGGTCCGGGCTTGCCCGGGAGTGGGGCGTGGACGGGCCTACGCCGGACGCGTGGCGCTCGTACCTGATCCTGCGCGTACTGGACGACGAGAACCCCTGGAGCCTGGCCGCCGAACGGGGCGAGGAGATCAGCCCGGCGATACGGGGGCAGGCGGCGCGCGAGCTGGGCGTGCTGCAAGGGTTGTACGAGATCGGCTGCGCCGGGCTGCTGGCGATGGTCTCCCAGGTAGTTCCGGAGCTGGACGGCCTGTGGACGCCGCTCGGGGACGAGCCTACGGGAGGCTCCTCGCCGCGGCAGGAGACCGCCCGCTGGCTCGCGGAAGCCGGGGACTGGGGCGGCTGCGTCGCCGGGCTGGAGGCGTACTTCTCCGGCCACGGGGCCGGGGATCTCGGGCGATTCCGGGCGTTTCGCTGGCAGGACGGCGGCTTGGAGCCCGTGCGCGAGCCAGATCCCGTCAGCCTCTCCGAGCTCGGCGGCCACGAGGAGGAGCGCGGGCCGCTACTACGCAACACCGAGCGTTTCCTGGAGGGGCTACCGGCGAGTCATGTCCTGGTCTACGGGCAGCCGGGCACCGGGAAATCGTCGAACGTGAAGGCCGTGCTCGGCGCGTACGCCGACCGGGGGCTGCGCGCCGTGGAGGTAGCCCGCGAGGATCTCCCGGAGCTTCCCGCCGTGCTGGACGCGCTGCGCGGGCGCGGGGGTAGGTTCGTCGTGTTCGTGGACGATCTATCCTTCGAGGCCGAGGAGACCGGTTACAAGGCGCTAAAGGCGCTGCTGGAGGGCAGCCTACAGGCCCCGCCGGCGAACGTGCTGCTCTACGCCACCTCGAACCGGCGGAACCTGATCCGGGAGAGCTTTACCGAGCGTGACGAGGACGTACACGCCCAGGACACCGCCCGCGAGAAGCTCTCACTGGCGGCCCGCTTCGGCCTGCGCGTCACCTTTCTCGCCCCCGACCAGAAAAAGTACCTGCGGATGGTCGAGAACCTGGCGGATGTACGCGGCCTGAACCTGCCGAAAGAGGAGCTATACGAGAGGGCGCTAGCCTGGGAGCGCAGGATCTCGGCCCGCTCCGGGCGCACCGCGCGTCAGTTCGTGGACGAGCTACAGGCCAATCTAGCAGCGGACACATCCGGTGATGGAGATCCGTAGCATCCCCTCCAGCCCTGAGAGCCGGCGGGTGAGAAAGAAGCGCGCTTTCTCTTGTAGGTCGTGTAGTGTTGGACGCGGCTTTGACGATCAAACCGCGGGAGGGAGTACGTAATCGCACTCCTGCATCACGATTCGCTGGACGACCATCTTACGAGCGCCGGTGTACTAATGGCCGCCCTGATCCTGACTTTGCTCCTGGGGATGCTCGTCTACGTCGGGTGTTAGTAGCTCCCCCTCGCAGACGTACTCCGCCGGGCCGGTCATGTAGACGGGCTCCGGGCCGCCCGCCCACTCTACCCGCACCACGCCGCCGTCGAGCTCTACCTCCACGGGGCTCTTGGCCAGCCCGAGGTGTATCGCGGCGACGGCCACGGCGCAGGAGCCCGTGCCGGAGGCCAGCGTCTCGCCCGCGCCGCGCTCCCAGATCCTCATCCTCAAGTCGTGCCCGTCCCTGACGTGGATGAACTCCACGTTCGTGCCCGCCGGAAACGCCGGGTCGTGCTCCATGCGGGGGCCGATGCCGGGCAGATCCACCCCGTCCACGGCCTCGTCGGAGTCGAGAAACGCCACGGCGTGCGGATTACCCATCGAGACCCGGTGGAAGTCGTGGCCCGCGAGCGACAGCCCGGAATCCACCACCGGCGGCCCCATGTCCACCCGGGAGGAGCCGTCCTCGAAGACGGAGATCGCCTTTATTCCCGAGCCCGTCTCCACGGTAAGCTCCCCGCCTTCCGGGAACTCGACCAGCTCGTAGTCCCGGGCATAGCGGGCGAGGCACCGGATACCGTTGCCGCACATCTCGGCCTCGGAGCCGTCAGAGTTCAGGTAGATCATGCGCAGGTCCGCACTCTCGGAGCGCGCGGGAATCAGGATTCCGTCGGCCCCCACTCCGAAGTGCCGCTCGCAGGAGCGACGGGCGAGCCCCGCCAGGTCCTCGCCCTCGACTTCGCCGGGGTCGAAGATCAGGAAGTCGTTGCCGACGCCGTGCATCTTGGTAAATCTCATGCTGGGAGATTGTATCGTCAGAGGCCCCCGGATACTCTACTCTATGGTATACGGGAGCGTTTGGAGGAAGCTGTGACGGAGGGCGGCGGAGAGGTTTGCCTGGAGGAAGAGGTCGTGCGGCTGCACGAGCGGGGCTATTCCGCGGAGGAGATCTCGGCGGCTACCGGCCTGCAGACGGGATGGGTGGAGGAGGTGATCTCCCGCGGCGTCGAGGGGCGGGGATAGGGGAGCCCGCTGGTCCTGCTACCGCAGTCGCCGCAGTTGCCGCAGTTGCTGGCGGCGGGGTGCTCCATTTTCTCTCCCTTCCCTCCCGGGCCCGGCTTACCTTCTCAGCGTTATCAGGCGGCGCCGTACTCTTTGCTGGTGTGGACCTGGCCTCCGATCAGGGTCAGGGGGTGGCGCTCCATTATGTCCAGGGTTTCCTCCGGGTCCATGTCGCTGAGGCTGTACTGACAGATAGCCATGAGCGGCACACCCTTGACGTTGACGATCTCATCCGCCTTCTCCTCGAACTCCAGCGCCCTGTCGCCGCCGGGCACGTTGCGCGTTAGCCAGGGGACGTCAGCGGAGAGCCTGAGCCCGGCGTACCCGGCTTCGAGCGTCTGCCCGAAGAGACCTTTTATGGCCTCGACGAGGTGATCCGGATCGAACTCCTCCCCGTTTTTCAGGAGGTCCTCCCGGTCCGACAGAAAAACCAGATCTCCGCGGGAGACGGCGCCTTCCGCGTCCACTCCGCTCGCGGCGAGCGTCTGCCGGATGGTGCGCGCGGACTCCTCCGGGGCTATGTACGCGCACCGCTCGCCGCGACCGAGCCCGGTCTCGAAGGCGAGGGCCAGCGTCTGTAGCACCCTTTCGGGGCCGTCCTGCATGGCGCACACGTGGGCCCCCACGTCTAGCATCTGTTGCTCGTCGGTGAATGGCACTCTGGACTCCGTCATGCTGTCCCTCCCTTTCCGGCTGGTACTCTGGCTCTAGCGTCTGATGACGCGTTTCATCGAATCTATGACGCGGGGGTCGAACTGCGTGCCCGCGTTGCGCTCCAGCTCCTCTAACGCCGTCTCATGGCTCATGGCCTCTCTGTAGGGCCTGTCGTTGGTCATGGCGTCGTAGGCGTCGACCACGGAGATGATCCTGGCCTCGACGGGTGTATCCTCGCCGGCATTTCCCCTGGGATAACCGCCGCCGTCGAACCGCTCGTGGTGGGAGAGCACGGCCTCCGAGATACTCTCGAACCCCGCGATGCTGGCGAGTATGTCCGCCCCGATTACCGGGTGCCGGCGCATGACGGCCCACTCTTTTTCCGAGAGGGCGCCCGGCTTGTTGAGGATGAAGTCGGGGATACCGATCTTGCCGATGTCGTGTAGTACCGCCGCGTAGCGGGCGGTGCGGGCCTCCGAGGGCCCGAGGCCGAGGTCCAGGGCGACAGTCTCCGCGAGGCTCTGGGTGCGGCCTATGTGCTCGCCGGTGGTGCCGTCCCGGGACTCCAGCGCCGCCGACAGGGCCAGTATGGCTTCGAGGTCCCGGTGCTCCAGGGCGGCGTGGAGCCGGCTCCGCTCCTGGGCGTGGGAGAGCTGGCGGGCGACGAGCCGCAGGGATGCCACCTCCGACTCCTCGTAGCCCTTCTCCTCGCGGAACAGCAGGACAGATCCCGCCTGCTGGTTTTGCCCTCCGAATGGCACGCCGGCGGCGCATCCTCCCTCTATCCGGCCCTGCCACCCGCGACGGCCCGGAGGCCCCAGGCCCACCAGCTCGTCCAGGGCCTCCGGAAAGTCCTCGAAACCCGCGGAAGCGACCGGCTCGCCGTCGCCGTCCAGGACCGCCCCCGCCCGGGAGTCGAGCAGCTCTATCGTCAGGGTCAGCACGGCCCGGTATATCTCCTCTTCGTCCAGGGTCCGCGAGAGCGCCTCGGAGGCGAGCTGCACGACGCTGGCCTGGGCGGAACGGCGGGCCGCCGTCGAGTGGGCCTCGGCGGTCGAGACCGCGAGCGAGAGCACGTCGGCCACTGGTAGGAGCTCCTCCCGGACCCCGGGCTCCGCGCTCTCGCGGTCGGTATAGAAGAGCATCCTGCCGACCCGGACCTTGTCCCTCAGGATCGGGACCTCCGGCGGTCGCGCCTGGCGGGTCTCTTCCCCCGAGGAGACCCTGATCTCTTCCCCTCCGACCCGGGCCTCGATTACCAGGGCGTCGAGGTCCAGCGCCTGCGTCAGAGACCGGGCGGTATCCGCGAGCCCGTCGCCGAGGTTTTCGGGCTCCGCCGCCACTCTCCGGGCGAGATCGGAGGCTACGGCCAGCGCACTGGGCCGCGAGGCTTGCGCCGTGCGCCCGTTTTGACCGTTCCGGTCTCCGCCGGTTTCCAATCTCTGGACCATTGCAGGCATTATCGTCCGGCGGGACGGATGGCTTTAATAACCCCTTACCCTGAGTGGCTAGCCTGGCTAGCCGCCGTCGTGTACGTGGCCCCCGAGGTGACGGGCTAGGAACTCCTCGGCGGCGGCGTAGAACCTCAGGCGGTTCTCGGGACGGGCGAAGCCGTGGCCCTCGTCCTCGAAGAGCAGGTACTCGTGGTCGAGGCCCTTCTCCCGCAGGGCGGCCACGATCTGCTCGGACTCCTGCTGCTTGACGCGCGGGTCGTTGGCTCCCTGGGCTATGAGTATCGGTATCCCGATGTCGTCCACGTAGAACAGTGGCGAGCGGCTTTCGAGAAACTCGGGCTCGTTGTCCGGGTCGCCGACGCGCTCGGTGAACGTCGAGCGCAGGGTGGACCAGTACGGCGGGATGCTCTGTATGAGCGTGATCAGGTTGGACGGCCCCACGATGTCCACGGCACACCGGAACACCTCCGGGGTGAACGCGGCCCCGGCTAGCGCGGCGTACCCGCCGTAGGAGCCGCCGAAGATCGCAACCCTCTCCGGGTCGGCGATGCCCTCCGACACCACCCACCGCACGGCGTCCACGAGGTCGTCGTGCATGTCCGCGCCCCACTCGCGGTCGCCGGCGTTTACGAACTGTTTGCCGTAGCCGGTGGAGCCCCGGAAGTTTACCTGCAGACAGGCGTAGCCCCGGTTTGCGAGCCACTGGGCCTCGGGGTTGTAGCCCCACATGTCCCGGGCCCACGGACCGCCGTGGACGTTCAGCACGACGGGCAGCTCCGAGGCGGCCGCGCCGGGGGGCAGGGTCAGGTAGCCGTGGATCTCCAGCCCGTCGCGGGCGGCGAAGGAGACGGGCTCCATGCTCGCCAGGGTGTAGCCCGCCAGGTCCGAGCGGGAGTCGAACAGGTGCGCCCCGCCCTTGGCCTCGCGGTCATAGTAGAAGTAGGCCGCCGGGCCGTCGTCGGCGTCGAAGGCCACGAGCCAGCGGCGGTCGGCGTGGTCGCGGCTCACCACGGCGAGGTCCCCCGGGTGCAGGGAGCGTAGCGCCTTGAAGTCCTCCCGCACGGCGTCACCGAGCACCACCCACTCGGTGCGCGCCCGCACGAAGGCGACGGCCTCGACCTCGCGGCTCTCGGGGTTCAGCTCCACGCCGCCGACGTCGTACTGCGGGTCCTCGGCTATCGTGTCCGTCTCCCCGCTTTGTGGGTCGAGGACGACGAGCCGGGAGGCGTTGGCCTCGCGGGAGTCGAGCAGGTACATCCGCGAGCCGTCGCCGGTAAACCCGAGCGGCCCGCTGTTCAGGCTATCCTCCCGGTCCCAGCGCAGTAGTTCGCGCCACCCGTCGGCCTCGGCCTCCCGGTACAGGAGGTCCGAGCCCCCGTCCGGGCGGGTGCGCACGGCGGCCCGCACCCGCAGGTCCTCGTCGGCTTCCCAGCCGGATATATCTCCGGGGTTCTCGGCGGCTAGCTCCAGCCCGCCGGTCGCGACCGTGAGACGGTGGGCGTCGTGCAGGCGCTCGTCGCGGTCGTTGAGGCCGACCAGGATCTCGCCCGGCCTGCGGCGGCTGCGCCCGATCACCTGCGCCTGAACTCCCTCGAACGGGGTGAGGTCCCGCGCCTCGCCGGGCTCGTTCGAGCCGGGGTCCACGGCGTACAGCCGCCAGTTCTCGTCGCCGTCCCGGTCTTGGAGGTAGACGAGATGCTCGTTATCCTCCGTCCAGAAGTAGGCCCGGATGCCCCGGCTCCGGTCATCGGTGACGGGCGTAAAGTCCCGTTCGAGGTCGCCGTCCACCGGCCCGACCCAGACGTTCAGGACGCCCTCCACCGGCGCGAGAAACGAGAGCCTGCCGCCATCGGGCGAGAGCCGGGCCTGCGCCCGCTCGGGGTTGCCGAATAGGACCTCGCGGGGTATAAGCCTCGCCTGTTGCCCTTGCGACGATGCCTGTGTCAACTCGGTGCCGCCTTTCTGCATCTCTCTAACTGGCTCCGGTGGATGTGCGGCTATTGTACCCGTGCGCGTCTTCGTACAGGGATAAGAGGGGCAGAGGGAGATGATCCGCCGCGCATGGCCGACCCGGCTCCGGCCTGATCACCAGGCACCACCGAGCAATCCTAGCTGGCGGTCCAGGAGAGCCACCTGCGTCTCCGCCGGTAGCCGGTCGGGCTCCAGGGTCGCCTGCAGGCCAATGCCGTCCACCACGACCACCAGGGCGTCCGCCTCCCGGGCCGCGTCGAGCCCCGCTGGGAGCGTGCCCTCCCTCTGGCAGGCCGCGATCATATCCCGGACCAGCCCGCGCCACCGCTCGTACCAGCGGCGCTGCTCGGCGGCCAGGGTCTCATCCGCCGCCGCCCTACCCCAGAAGGCGAGCCACACCCGCCACTCGTCGCGCCGCGCATCGTCCAGGGGCAGACAGCCCGCGAGCCCCGCCCGCAGCGCCTCTGGCGAGGCTGCACCGTCCCGTCCCTCGACCTTAACTACTTTCTCGGCCCTCTCGAAAGTCTCGGCGGCCAGCTCGACAGAGACGCGCAAGGCGTAGAGGAGCATCTCGTCCTTGTCGGAGAAGTAGTGGGAGAGCACCCCGGTCGAGTAACCGGCCTCCTCCGCGATGTCGCGCACCGTCACGGCGTCGAGCCCCACACGCCCGACCGCCCGCCACACGGCGCGCGCGATCTCACGCCGCCGCGACTCGTGATCCACAACCTTCGGCATCCCTAGAATTCTAGCGTTTTATATTATAATAAACATCCGAAATAAAAGGAGGTGCGGGATGGGTTGGTTGTATCTGGTAGCCGCGATCCTGGCGGAGGTTGCCGGGACGACGAGCATGAAGTTGTCGGAGGGGTTCACGAGGCTCGGGCCTTCGGTGGCGATATTCTTGCTGTACGGGGTGGCGTTCGTGCTCCTGACGCTGGCGCTAAAGAGCTTCGACGTGAGCGTCGCGTATGCGGTGTGGGCGGGGCTCGGGGTCGCCCTGATCTCACTCGTGGGAGTCCTGTACTTTCAGGAGCCGCTG encodes the following:
- a CDS encoding TQO small subunit DoxD is translated as MSGMAWIRILVGAVWLNGALEKILNPAFPLQFEQVLLSGGFVEGAPPFLGSFVRQSILPHAEAVAQLVRFGELFLGLAFVSGLLVNPAALVSVAYSAALFLAQGGPELGSGLTAPEILTINLFVALISAAVLLSPSAKDSSLDAGIARRRPRLAPLLINRRRSHGRPQTGARGTRGRSEGTRSTR
- a CDS encoding QcrA and Rieske domain-containing protein, whose amino-acid sequence is MTEESISRGRFMRLGGALGVGVASASLLASCGGESGNSSGGGSGGGSSSGSGGSGGGGAGAIAQVSDVQAGSAVQFQNDGDPAVLVHLQNGDFAAYSAVCTHQGCTVAYAPEEGTLDCPCHGSIFDPANGGEAVKGPAQQPLSDIPVNVRDGQVVRA
- a CDS encoding peptidoglycan D,D-transpeptidase FtsI family protein → MNVQLRRVFYLIAAGFVALVLTLAYWQVYAREEVSNNPKNSLQAARNLESPRGLILARDGETVLADSVRRDSEEGYSYDREYPEGAAFSNIIGYSSVIYGQAGVEARLNSELTGSGDPQTLDELINQSTGGPRAGNNVELTIDSELQQLAYDELSKTDSGRGSLVAFEPDTGDVLALVTYPSYDPAVVDQENGFAELQQDEDLPLINRATQALYPPGSTFKTITASAGLKSGLTPKSEFFDSGEYPLPGFTIRNYKGEQFGEVTLREALVESINVIFSKIAVDEVGPQDLAAMARAFGFGDNYDDFLLPVVASTLGSDPSTWVPGNTAPISFGQEKVGANVFEMAMVAATIANDGDMMEPRLVKEVRSSDGVILDSPAPKVRRSDVISEEHAGEMSSMMQSVVDDPPLGKAQISGVEVAGKTGTAEAPPGDPHSWWISFAPTDEPEIAVAAMVENGGELDVDGNADIPAVEIGTTITSAYLDAEAQDAGQSQDNQQEQQEQQEQQNQQGQQNGQQSQDQPQLQPPQNQPGVQPQRPQQGRQPQNPQNPQNPQSQQNQPLPNQVPQDQLPQQSLPNGQEFRDRLDQFDQFNQR
- a CDS encoding ATP-binding protein: MLLGARGLALLRDVVGSGPAREMLCLLETLSSGEGEAGDVARRVGRLWSGLAREWGVDGPTPDAWRSYLILRVLDDENPWSLAAERGEEISPAIRGQAARELGVLQGLYEIGCAGLLAMVSQVVPELDGLWTPLGDEPTGGSSPRQETARWLAEAGDWGGCVAGLEAYFSGHGAGDLGRFRAFRWQDGGLEPVREPDPVSLSELGGHEEERGPLLRNTERFLEGLPASHVLVYGQPGTGKSSNVKAVLGAYADRGLRAVEVAREDLPELPAVLDALRGRGGRFVVFVDDLSFEAEETGYKALKALLEGSLQAPPANVLLYATSNRRNLIRESFTERDEDVHAQDTAREKLSLAARFGLRVTFLAPDQKKYLRMVENLADVRGLNLPKEELYERALAWERRISARSGRTARQFVDELQANLAADTSGDGDP
- the dapF gene encoding diaminopimelate epimerase → MRFTKMHGVGNDFLIFDPGEVEGEDLAGLARRSCERHFGVGADGILIPARSESADLRMIYLNSDGSEAEMCGNGIRCLARYARDYELVEFPEGGELTVETGSGIKAISVFEDGSSRVDMGPPVVDSGLSLAGHDFHRVSMGNPHAVAFLDSDEAVDGVDLPGIGPRMEHDPAFPAGTNVEFIHVRDGHDLRMRIWERGAGETLASGTGSCAVAVAAIHLGLAKSPVEVELDGGVVRVEWAGGPEPVYMTGPAEYVCEGELLTPDVDEHPQEQSQDQGGH
- a CDS encoding MEDS domain-containing protein, with protein sequence MTESRVPFTDEQQMLDVGAHVCAMQDGPERVLQTLALAFETGLGRGERCAYIAPEESARTIRQTLAASGVDAEGAVSRGDLVFLSDREDLLKNGEEFDPDHLVEAIKGLFGQTLEAGYAGLRLSADVPWLTRNVPGGDRALEFEEKADEIVNVKGVPLMAICQYSLSDMDPEETLDIMERHPLTLIGGQVHTSKEYGAA
- a CDS encoding HD-GYP domain-containing protein, giving the protein MVQRLETGGDRNGQNGRTAQASRPSALAVASDLARRVAAEPENLGDGLADTARSLTQALDLDALVIEARVGGEEIRVSSGEETRQARPPEVPILRDKVRVGRMLFYTDRESAEPGVREELLPVADVLSLAVSTAEAHSTAARRSAQASVVQLASEALSRTLDEEEIYRAVLTLTIELLDSRAGAVLDGDGEPVASAGFEDFPEALDELVGLGPPGRRGWQGRIEGGCAAGVPFGGQNQQAGSVLLFREEKGYEESEVASLRLVARQLSHAQERSRLHAALEHRDLEAILALSAALESRDGTTGEHIGRTQSLAETVALDLGLGPSEARTARYAAVLHDIGKIGIPDFILNKPGALSEKEWAVMRRHPVIGADILASIAGFESISEAVLSHHERFDGGGYPRGNAGEDTPVEARIISVVDAYDAMTNDRPYREAMSHETALEELERNAGTQFDPRVIDSMKRVIRR